One Pochonia chlamydosporia 170 chromosome 5, whole genome shotgun sequence DNA segment encodes these proteins:
- a CDS encoding 60S ribosomal protein L4 (similar to Aspergillus terreus NIH2624 XP_001217901.1), with product MASRPTVSIIGKDGAPTGATHPVPAVFTSPIRPDIVQRVHTGMAKNKRQPYAVSEKAGHQTSAESWGTGRAVARIPRVSGGGTHRAGQAAFGNMCRSGRMFAPTKIWRKWHVKVNQGQKRYATCSALAASAAAPLLMARGHEIMTVAEVPLVVDSALFDAGSISRTAPALALLKAVGAGPDLDKAKNSKKLRAGKGKLRGRRHRQRRGPLVVYNPEVDGKELVTAFRNIPGVETSPVSSLNLLQLAPGGHLGRFIVWTSSAFKALDEIYGSTTEASAHKRDFFLPSNVVSQADLTRLINSSEIQSSLNAPKGEAVTRRSAVQKKNPLRNKQVMLRLNPYASVFAKDSQKKL from the exons ATGGCTTCGCGACCTACCGTCTCTATCATCggcaaagatggtgctcCCACGGGAGCTACCCACCCCGTTCCTGCTGTCTTCACCAGCCCTATCCGACCGGATATCGTGCAGCGGGTTCACACtggcatggccaagaacaagcgCCAGCCGTATGCTGTGAGCGAGAAGGCTGGTCACCAGACTTCTGCTGAGTCTTGGGGTACTG GTCGTGCTGTTGCTCGTATCCCCCGTGTCTCTGGTGGTGGTACTCACCGTGCCGGCCAGGCTGCCTTTGGTAACATGTGCCGATCCGGTCGTATGTTTGCTCCCACCAAGATCTGGCGCAAGTGGCACGTCAAGGTCAACCAGGGCCAGAA GCGCTATGCTACCTGCTCCGCCCTGGctgcctccgccgccgctCCCCTCCTCATGGCCCGCGGCCACGAAATCATGACCGTCGCCGAGGTTCCCCTCGTCGTTGACTCAGCCCTCTTCGACGCCGGCTCCATCTCCCGCACCGCCCCCGCCCTGGCCCTCCTCAAGGCCGTCGGCGCTGGCCCCGacctcgacaaggccaagaactCCAAGAAGCTCCGCGCCGGCAAGGGCAAGCTCCGTGGCCGCCGTCACCGCCAGCGCCGCGGCCCCCTCGTCGTCTACAACCCCGAAGTCGACGGCAAGGAGCTCGTCACCGCGTTCCGCAACATCCCCGGCGTTGAGACCTCTCCCGTCTCCTctctcaacctcctccagctcGCCCCCGGCGGCCACCTCGGCCGCTTCATCGTCTGGACCTCCTCTGCCTTCAAGGCCCTGGACGAGATCTACGGCTCCACCACCGAGGCGTCCGCCCACAAGCGCGACTTCTTCCTGCCTTCCAACGTTGTCTCCCAGGCTGATCTGACCCGTCTGATCAACTCTTCTGAGATCCAGAGCTCGTTGAACGCTCCCAAGGGCGAGGCTGTCACTCGTCGCTCTGCCGTGCAGAAGAAGAATCCTCTGCGCAACAAGCAGGTTATGCTGCGTCTGAACCCTTATGCGTCTGTGTTCGCTAAGGATTCTCAGAAGAAGCTGTAG
- a CDS encoding thiol-specific monooxygenase (similar to Metarhizium robertsii ARSEF 23 XP_007825637.1): MGSIYPKTFNVKRIAVIGAGPCGLAAAKYLKAQGTFDTITVFEQQSQVGGVWNYNTVVPAPNPIPQTNPFYPPDSPVRVPPEKTPIFPSPMYDQLHANIPKPLMNFSDLEFLPQSWIYPGRHDIQDYIVKYAQDVRDLIRFCVQVKSVLLRPQNGEDKWHVVAESTTNGQVTNEVFDAVVVANGHYSTPFVPNIKNISEFHTAHPSVIIHSKNYHSPETFRDKKTIIVGNGPSGQDIAYQINKVSKGQTLLSVRHGTPQEKLDHIGCREIAEIDEFLIPQRGVRLKDGRVETDIDAIVFCTGFRYSLPFLKDLEKDIITNGACVHGLYKHLFLIQHPTIVFSVLNMKIVPFPISEAQAAVFSAVWSNRLHMPPKPEMLRWNREAEEKAGDKLHVMADGQDGVYLNELHDWAVTASTIAKEPPMWGDEKFWMRSIFHKAKKVFEEQGCKATTLEELGFKYAPGWDD, translated from the coding sequence ATGGGCTCTATATATCCCAAaaccttcaatgtcaagcGCATTGCCGTCATCGGCGCCGGCCCTTGCGGTCTTGCGGCCGCGAAATATCTCAAAGCCCAAGGCACATTTGACACGATAACTGTCTTTGAGCAACAATCTCAGGTCGGCGGCGTGTGGAACTACAACACCGTAGTACCAGCTCCGAATCCCATCCCACAAACCAACCCGTTTTACCCTCCGGACAGCCCAGTCCGTGTACCACCCGAGAAGACACCCATATTCCCATCGCCCATGTACGACCAACTACATGCTAACATTCCCAAACCGCTCATGAACTTTTCGGATCTGGAATTCCTGCCGCAGTCGTGGATCTATCCTGGCCGCCACGATATACAAGACTACATCGTCAAGTACGCCCAGGATGTACGAGACTTGATCCGGTTTTGCGTCCAGGTAAAAAGCGTGCTGTTACGGCCTCAAAACGGTGAGGACAAATGGCACGTGGTAGCCGAGTCAACTACCAACGGCCAAGTTACAAACGAGGTGTTTGATGCCGTCGTGGTAGCCAACGGACACTACTCTACGCCCTTCGTCCCTAATATAAAGAACATCAGCGAGTTTCACACAGCGCACCCCTCCGTCATCATCCACTCCAAGAACTACCACTCCCCCGAGACATTCCGCGATAAAAAGACCATCATTGTCGGCAACGGCCCCTCCGGCCAAGACATCGCCTACCAAATCAACAAAGTGTCCAAGGGACAAACCCTCCTGTCCGTCAGACACGGGACGCCGCAAGAAAAACTCGACCACATCGGCTGTCGGGAGATTGCCGAGATTGACGAGTTCCTCATTCCCCAGCGCGGCGTGCGACTCAAAGACGGCCGTGTGGAAACCGACATTGACGCCATCGTCTTTTGCACAGGGTTCCGGTACTCACTCCCGTTCCTCAAAGACCTCGAGAAAGACATCATCACGAATGGAGCGTGCGTTCACGGCCTGTACAAGCACCTGTTCCTCATTCAGCATCCGACCATTGTGTTTTCCGTGCTGAACATGAAGATTGTTCCGTTTCCCATCTCGGAGGCGCAGGCGGCTGTCTTTTCGGCAGTCTGGTCGAACCGTCTGCATATGCCGCCGAAGCCGGAGATGCTGCGCTGGAATAGGGAGGCTGAGGAGAAGGCGGGTGACAAACTGCATGTCATGGCTGATGGGCAGGACGGGGTGTACTTGAATGAGCTTCATGATTGGGCTGTGACTGCTTCTACGATTGCCAAGGAGCCGCCTATGTGGGGAGATGAGAAGTTTTGGATGAGGAGTATTTTTCATAAGGCGAAGAAGGTGTTTGAGGAGCAGGGCTGTAAGGCAACTACACTTGAAGAGCTGGGGTTCAAATACGCGCCAGGGTGGGATGACTGA
- a CDS encoding protein kinase-like domain (similar to Cordyceps militaris CM01 XP_006665663.1), with translation MIDAEERLWAGSGNLITGGPYTWHITDLDQRRHFSVTYTPPAPVEDVEATEDICMAQLQKKNVDQLGDGVYGIRFSEPDGPITMSTNQEEDDVTWYVNSHPLAALELPFPVKTVYLESLTEAVFKYWFMENGMFRTWYELNSWSRLPRDHPHIVPFDSVVLNNVTGGIVGFTTLFIPGGTLKDNNATTRPFRLRWFEQLLSVVDDLNYQYGMMHQDIAARNIVIDEEDNLRIFDFNYSIMIDKHYTPHRDDIKGVIFTLYEIITLDEHFRELPHEEQDAEALLQMEWQKHPEVMLDSDVTEFRSVLDAWVTNRKEKEFKPMDSWVQWPWMPKPPLGPVLKYGPNGEVTGKEMKPVQVVIRKHLVQMGEPYWEWERPASYLLGDALQKGDAGKEANMLPVGERLNGVQTDCDSTDICAVP, from the exons ATGATCGACGCTGAAGAGCGGCTCTGGGCAGGCTCGGGCAACTTGATCACTGGCGGCCCATACACTTGGCACATCACCGATCTAGACCAGCGGAGGCATTTCTCAGTCACATATACTCCGCCAGCTCcagttgaagatgttgaggcCACAGAAGATATCTGTATGGCACAgctccaaaaaaaaaatgtcgACCAACTTGGCGATGGAGTCTACGGAATTCGCTTCTCAGAACCGGATGGACCCATTACCATGTCTACAAACcaagaggaagacgacgtGACCTGGTATGTCAACAGCCATCCATTGGCTGCCTTGGAGCTTCCATTTCCTGTCAAGACGGTCTACTTAGAAAGCCTGACCGAG GCTGTGTTCAAGTACTGGTTCATGGAGAACGGAATGTTCCGAACTTGGTATGAACTCAACAGTTGGAGCCGCTTGCCTCGCGATCATCCGCATATTGTTCCGTTCGACTCCGTCGTCCTCAATAATGTAACTGGCGGGATTGTCGGGTTCACCACTCTTTTTATTCCTGGCGGCACACTAAAAGACAATAACGCTACAACTAGGCCCTTCCGTCTTCGGTGGTTCGAACAGCTCCTATCTGTGGTAGATGACCTGAACTACCAGTACGGCATGATGCATCAAGACATAGCCGCGCGGAACATCgtcattgatgaagaagacaacCTTCGAATCTTCGACTTCAACTACTCAATCATGATTGACAAGCACTATACGCCTCATAGGGATGATATCAAGGGGGTGATCTTTACTTTGTACGAGATTATCACTCTAGACGAGCATTTCCGTGAGCTTCCTCACGAGGAACAAGACGCTGAGGCACTACTACAGATGGAGTGGCAAAAGCACCCCGAGGTGATGCTAGACAGCGATGTTACAGAATTTCGGAGCGTATTAGATGCATGGGTTACGAACAGAAAGGAGAAGGAGTTTAAACCCATGGATTCGTGGGTGCAGTGGCCATGGATGCCCAAGCCGCCACTGGGACCGGTGCTAAAGTATGGTCCAAATGGGGAAGTTACTGGAAAGGAGATGAAGCCTGTTCAAGTTGTGATCCGGAAACACCTGGTCCAAATGGGCGAGCCGTATTGGGAGTGGGAAAGGCCAGCGAGCTACCTCCTGGGAGATGCTCTTCAAAAAGGGGATGCGGGCAAAGAAGCCAACATGCTCCCAGTGGGCGAAAGACTCAACGGGGTTCAAACAGACTGTGACTCCACGGACATTTGCGCCGTTCCGTGA
- a CDS encoding trafficking PGA2 domain-containing protein produces the protein MDHQAQPVDTQQPPALNLLGQLIARLSEYGQNATNNISQGFNNMSPQSWIRVIVIAGGYMLLRPYLMKAVTKGAVEKMERDDKKERGEDGTLPHPELTPNEYRGIKDKLYADDENTGGDGTTSDWGQKARVRQRKMLRELLEEDERRRAALDEDADIQEFLED, from the coding sequence ATGgaccaccaagcacaacCCGTCGACACACAACAGCCACCTGCGCTCAACCTCCTCGGCCAGCTCATCGCCCGTCTCTCCGAGTACGGCCAAAatgccaccaacaacatctcCCAAGGCTTCAACAACATGTCCCCGCAGTCATGGATACGCGTCATCGTCATTGCAGGTGGATACATGCTCCTCCGGCCCTATCTCATGAAGGCCGTCACCAAGGGCGCCGTGGAGAAGATGGAGCGggacgacaagaaggaacGCGGCGAGGACGGCACGCTGCCTCACCCGGAGCTCACGCCCAATGAGTACCGCGGcatcaaggacaagttgTATGCGGATGATGAGAATACCGGCGGTGATGGCACGACGTCTGATTGGGGTCAGAAGGCGCGGGTGCGGCAGCGGAAGATGCTGAgggagctgctggaggaggatgagaggaggagggcggcgctggatgaggatgctgatATCCAGGAGTTTTTGGAGGATTGA
- a CDS encoding proteinrelated to ser/arg-related nuclear matrix protein (similar to Metarhizium robertsii ARSEF 23 XP_007825639.1): MGDSLNIQNMLETGYFTTSRARSTGPLVLALVQLQLAQARSKQLTMLTYQYSSASSSSSRPPPLSHSAPSEPVPPPVPAHGRVPRTVYLAPAPEPRRKRPPPPTVEDEIESLAREHGSPAATFVSEEEPQSRGKVNQDSLMEDVPEHISERRFVLVPDSAKKSTPLAKDTPKTERQHDVHTPRDRSSARRSPRPEDDRGPRRDATGRSRYGPDRRKSQQELPTIDTELDDRRQPEHHRTRSAATGPRPDYFEPRQSRPYGDQLLSPDIIQSGPKGREKRYRGMSQSSGGYHGRSPSSSSHQFETSRDSDRDYYGKERASSSARRSNTDLESSRPRRRMTNDVDPRYRDEYLYLRGDKRDASYERSDRPKVKLSPRSSRDPSRSGDEYSRSPRGSGYLSSKPVIVQDEKPSARRDRRDNGSEHIRASSRTSTFPLMAGAAATAAATTAANGQMARDDLRDVPREPLAKSPRMTAQIPKESNTQLPYPDDDFPPGVGLGIQGRTAEGKQPKVADLGAVSMPEPSPTVSTNPGRFFDSSSEVPATPSTTAATPQNWQPPAFDPEKDGVQLERPIGTYRRYSENHPKDVSDSLPECPRQKPVAGKVDWLTLPHTNFNICPTCYDSVFSSTEYRTFFKPMLRPSDEPISCDFGVSPWYRIAWLLTVKDKIPDLRLLQQIATIGATSKREPCPGDQKATRTWLTVKDPHTRQPVTDFAVCYQCARSVELLLPNLTGVFVPIDARASQDVCALHFTPERQEFVLFFDALETTSDKALAAKQPPNVDDLARELWHLSVGSKCREDSPVIDGYWHTMQFLPQFTVCSNCFGNVVKPKLGDGNVIARNFYMKAQRLPTATCQLYSTRMREIFKRSCRRNDPKYLEEKVVQRRRIEKDIYEKLVKLDRANVSTSWKEEQVEKLVEEWKRWE; the protein is encoded by the coding sequence ATGGGTGACTCGCTCAACATTCAGAATATGCTCGAGACTGGCTACTTTACCACGTCCAGAGCTCGCAGCACTGGCCCGTTAGTACTAGCCCTGGTGCAACTCCAGCTCGCGCAAGCTCGATCCAAACAACTGACCATGCTGACCTATCAATATAGctccgcctcctcttcctcttctcgaCCCCCTCCGCTCTCACATTCTGCGCCCTCAGAACCGGTCCCGCCACCGGTCCCTGCCCATGGCCGAGTTCCAAGAACTGTATACCTTGCGCCTGCGCCGGAGCCTCGAAGGAAGcggccaccaccacccacaGTTGAAGACGAGATTGAATCTCTTGCTAGGGAACATGGTTCACCTGCTGCGACCTTCGTATCTGAAGAAGAGCCGCAGTCCAGAggcaaagtcaaccaagacagtttgatggaggatgtTCCTGAACATATCTCTGAGAGAAGATTCGTCCTCGTTCCAGATTCGGCTAAGAAATCGACACCCCTTGCAAAAGATACGCCCAAGACAGAACGGCAACACGATGTGCACACCCCAAGGGACCGTAGTTCAGCTCGGAGATCCCCAAGACCAGAAGACGACCGCGGACCACGAAGAGATGCGACTGGCAGATCACGTTATGGTCCGGACCGTCGAAAGAGCCAGCAGGAACTGCCGACCATTGATACCGAGCTGGACGATCGTCGTCAGCCTGAGCACCACCGAACTAGATCGGCAGCCACTGGCCCTCGGCCGGACTATTTCGAGCCTCGTCAATCGCGCCCCTACGGTGACCAGCTATTATCTCCGGATATCATCCAAAGCGGACCCAAGGGTCGCGAAAAGAGGTATCGTGGCATGAGCCAGTCCTCGGGAGGATACCACGGGCGCTCACCGTCGAGTTCAAGTCATCAGTTTGAAACCAGTCGCGACTCGGACCGTGATTACTACGGAAAAGAACGAGCATCTTCGTCGGCAAGACGCTCTAATACCGACCTGGAGAGTAGCCGACCTAGGAGGAGAATGACCAATGACGTTGATCCTCGGTATCGTGACGAGTATTTGTATCTTAGAGGTGATAAACGAGATGCTTCGTATGAACGATCCGATCGTCCCAAGGTCAAGCTCTCCCCGCGTTCGTCTCGGGATCCTAGCCGCTCCGGAGATGAATACTCTCGAAGTCCTCGCGGCTCTGGCTATCTGTCATCGAAGCCAGTGATTGTTCAAGATGAAAAGCCGTCGGCTCGACGGGATAGGAGGGACAATGGTTCTGAGCACATTCGAGCTTCCTCTCGAACTAGTACCTTCCCTCTGATGGCAGGAGCGGCAGCGACAGCGGCAGCTACGACAGCTGCAAATGGACAGATGGCGCGTGACGACTTAAGAGACGTGCCAAGAGAGCCGCTCGCAAAGTCACCTCGCATGACGGCACAGATACCGAAGGAATCTAATACTCAGCTCCCATATCCAGACGACGATTTTCCTCCTGGGGTTGGTCTTGGCATACAAGGGAGAACTGCAGAAGGCAAACAGCCAAAAGTCGCTGACTTGGGTGCCGTGTCGATGCCAGAACCCTCGCCAACAGTTTCCACTAATCCAGGACGCTTTTTCGACTCGAGTAGTGAAGtaccagcaacaccatcgacGACGGCCGCAACTCCACAGAACTGGCAACCGCCAGCCTTTGACCCTGAAAAAGATGGTGTTCAACTCGAGCGACCAATTGGCACTTACAGACGATATTCTGAAAACCATCCCAAAGATGTATCTGATAGTTTACCAGAGTGTCCCCGTCAGAAGCCTGTTGCGGGCAAGGTAGATTGGCTCACCCTCCCGcacaccaacttcaacataTGTCCGACCTGCTACGACTCAGTTTTCTCTTCAACTGAATATCGCACCTTTTTTAAACCAATGCTTCGACCATCAGATGAGCCAATTTCCTGCGACTTTGGTGTCTCTCCATGGTATAGGATAGCGTGGTTGCTGActgtcaaggacaagattcCTGACCTGCGGCTGCTACAGCAGATTGCCACCATTGGTGCCACATCCAAACGGGAGCCATGTCCGGGTGACCAAAAAGCTACTCGGACCTGGCTCACCGTCAAGGATCCCCATACTCGACAACCGGTGACCGACTTTGCTGTTTGTTATCAATGCGCCAGATCAGTGGAGTTGCTGCTACCAAATTTGACTGGTGTCTTCGTACCAATTGATGCGAGGGCAAGCCAAGATGTCTGTGCTCTGCACTTTACGCCGGAGCGACAAgagtttgttttgttctttgaTGCGCTCGAAACTACTTCTGATAAAGCTCTTGCGGCGAAGCAACCGCCCAACGTGGATGATCTCGCGCGTGAACTGTGGCACTTGTCTGTCGGCTCCAAGTGCCGGGAGGACAGTCCAGTGATAGACGGATACTGGCATACGATGCAGTTTTTGCCCCAGTTTACGGTGTGCAGCAACTGCTTCGGCAACGTGGTTAAACCGAAACTCGGAGACGGAAATGTCATTGCACGGAACTTTTACATGAAGGCGCAAAGGCTACCAACGGCTACATGCCAGCTCTACTCAACTAGAATGAGGGAGATTTTCAAACGATCCTGCCGAAGGAATGATCCTAAATACCTAGAAGAAAAGGTGGTTCAAAGACGACGTATAGAGAAAGATATCTATGAGAAATTGGTCAAGCTAGACAGAGCAAATGTGAGCACTTCATGGAAGGAAGAACAGGTGGAGAAGCTCGTTGAAGAATGGAAGAGATGGGAGTAG